DNA sequence from the Alkaliphilus metalliredigens QYMF genome:
TTATAACTTCAATCGTCTGTCTGCCAATTGAGCCTGTTGAACCCATAATGCAAATTCTTTTATGCAATGTTTCCACCTCTTTCAACAATAAGTGATTTCATTATTTATCATATCATAAGTTTCGATTATTTTGTTTACTCATAGCAACCCTTTTAGATTGATTTTATTCATCTGATGTAAAATAAGCATTACCATTAGGTATGCTTATTTGTAGTGAATCTTTCATCAATTAATAAATAAAATCAAAAAGTAATAGACAACTGGTGCAGTGAAAATAATGCTATCAAATCGATCTAAGACGCCACCATGGCCTGGCATAATATTGCCAAAATCTTTTATCCCTATATACCTTTTAATTTTAGAAGCAGTCAAATCACCAATTTGTGAAAAAATGCTACCAATAAATCCAAGTATAATGATGGGGATGAGGGCTTCAGGAATAAAAAAGTATGCAAAAATGCCGCTGGTAATCATACTACCTAATATTCCTCCAATGGCACCTTCTATCGTCTTCTTTGGACTAATCAAAGGACAGAGCTTGGTTTTTCCAAATAAATAACCACTAAAATAAGCAAAGGTATCAGTACCCCAAGCAGTTAAGAATATCAACCATATAATCACATTATTTTCTTGGTTATGGGTTAAAATAATATGCCCTAAAAATCCAACTACATAAATCATTCCATAAAGGGTTATGATACTATCTATAAAGTTATATTTTATGTTGAGAACTCCTATTACACTTAAAGTTAAAATACTTAAGACTATGATAGGTAGAAAAAAG
Encoded proteins:
- a CDS encoding phosphatidate cytidylyltransferase; amino-acid sequence: MLTRIISALIGIPLLLFIVVQGGIFIYLGVLIISLIGLKEFYIALEKKQIQPIKWIGYISSFLLLTDFYLSSNGSFFLPIIVLSILTLSVIGVLNIKYNFIDSIITLYGMIYVVGFLGHIILTHNQENNVIIWLIFLTAWGTDTFAYFSGYLFGKTKLCPLISPKKTIEGAIGGILGSMITSGIFAYFFIPEALIPIIILGFIGSIFSQIGDLTASKIKRYIGIKDFGNIMPGHGGVLDRFDSIIFTAPVVYYFLILFIN